Below is a genomic region from Ziziphus jujuba cultivar Dongzao chromosome 7, ASM3175591v1.
aaaaatttatcttattattttatatttttaaattttttaaaaaattttctagaAAATATCAAATGAAATAGTTTCAATGAGAAAACtagataattcaaaattttttgaaaaaattgttattcctttaatcttattattttctattaaaattattttattagatatttaaaaaattaaaatttatttaatttttgaaaaaaattattattatcatttggggcttttaattttttttaatctttattaaTATCTGTTACAATTATTTTCTTAGATATTAGAGTTTttgaattgttatttatttaaaattgattaataagatatttaaaatttttaagaggTATAATTGATATTCTATttaagtatttttatattttaaacaccTGAGGGGTATATAAGTCTTTCTACAATGCCACATAGGAGAGAGAAAGTCTTACATAAATGGAAGTTAGACATCTATTTTCTATAAAATGCACAACCTCTACCcatttttattacatgtaaataTAATGAAACAGTAAAGATATCCAGCTCACTTACATGTCGCCATAGCATCTTAATAAATTTGGATCATATATTGGCCTTACATGTGAAATAAGAAGGCAAAATCACacatttttctcaaaattaCACATTTTCTTTGTGAAGAAGGGTTTCTTTCTCCTTTTAAGATGCTTTTGTCAAACCTTTATAAATCTCAAACCTAAGACCCTTTTGATAAGTGCATATATACGATAGATATAAAGGTTCATCCATTGTATAAGCATCAACCAATTTTAGGAATAAAATAATTCGGGGCTTATGCTTCCTTTCTTGCAAAAGAATTCTCTTATGCTTAGCTTTTTCTTTCTAACAGAGGAAGTTGTGGTTTGACTATTTTAATGGGTCATACTCTCGATATTTATCTTGGCAATATGGACAAAGCAAAAGGAATTGAAATCCAAGGTATGAAAgatttaattcattaatttgtTGTAACTCTCCTATTTGAGTTTCAAGTATAATGTCTTTATCACCTGGAGATGGTTTAAAGTCACCAACAATTAATGCTACATCTTCAAATATAGTTGGTAAATTATACCTCTTTTCGTTTTGTTCTTTGTTTCCAATGAGTTTAagcatcaaatttaaaaaatcatgatGGTGAATTGCATTTCTTATCATTTTAAGTGTCTGTTTGGTAgaggttttttttgtttgtttgtttgtttgtttgtttgtttgtttgtttgtttgtcaaaagctctatttgaagatcaaaaacttttttgttaaaaaataaaagtgttgGATAAGAGTCAACAagcatttgttgaaaaaaaaaaaaaaagcttttttaaaatgttttagagaAGTCCAAATTTTGTGTTTCTTTAGAGAAGCTCACTTATATGGAAActtaataagcatttaatacagttttttttttatttacaacaaaATACTTATTAGCTTTTTCATAAAAgcttgttttcaaaaaaatctattatacaaaGCTCTATAGACTAAAACTCTACtttcattaattatattaaatggaTCTTAAATGACTTAACTAAAACATTGTGCTCATTAACCATCATCTTCAAGTCGAAAACAACCTCAGCATGTAGTTTGTTGATGTCAGAATTTCAATGttcacatatataaaaatacaacaatATTTTTAGCATAAGTAGTTAGAGTTATTagcatgaaaattaaaaattccaaTAAATAATAGTTACTTAACAGCTTGTTTTCTATTTCACACTTCACTAACAATGTGATAAATATACAATTGGGCAAACTTTGGTAGAGGACCTTTTGGCTGAAATAAACTTCCAATATGTagtaattttgataatataaccTAAATACAAAAGGCATTTGTCATTTGCACCATAAATTAGATCATTAAGAGCTTGAGGATGGTTATGCATCATTGGAACCTTCAATTTCCTTTGTATACAACATAACGAAAAGTTTGGTTTTGATGAATTGTAATACTTTCCAACCCTCTTATCATACCTAAATAAAGCACTAAAAAATTCACATCTGCAACAATGATCTTTGATATCTCAAtactataaatgaaatttataaatgttgcatacaattaaaatttactagtaataatattagtaattctaaaatagtcatcaataaatccaaaaaaaatactaatttttgaAAAGCAACTGAAATCCACTTCTTCCcctagaaaaaaaagtaaaacaattaatcaatatTCAAATTGCAAAAGCATTGTTGTTAATGACAATGCACACTTTACATAACCATAATTGTACCATCATATTTGAGATCATCCCTTCTTGTAACATCAAATTATGCAGAAATTCCATTACCTTTAACATTACAAATAAACGAAATAATGTAACTAATTATacaacttaaaaatataaatgtaaattcaaataattaactaataaaattttcaagttacaactaaccaaaaatattggttgCATATTAATCTTGGGCAACTTTGCATCCATAAACACTTCTAAAGCAATAGCTATGGatgtaattaaaaaagtaaattaataataatagtgaaaataagatcatatatatatatatatatatatatattaagaaagcAAACTcactatttttaaattgatattatctTCTAATAACTCTTCAAAAACATATGCATCCAAAGAAGCATTTGAATTTGTACTGAAACTTCCAACAATAAATCCATAATTTATTCTATACTTCTAGAAGATAGCATATTTCATGTTGTATATACTTTGTTGTATCTATTATATTTAGAACTCTCTTCCGAATTGTaagtattaataataaattagaaacgtttttattctctttgccAAACTGTCACAAAAATCATCCTTTTTAATAGCATCTTTTCACCTTTTGGAACTCTAGATAAAAAATTGAGGtataagaatttttataaaacatatatgaGTCAAATATACAATCATACCATTTGTGATATCACTTGATAGAGATCTTGAGCAAATTTGCAATCTACTTACAAAACCTTGATTATGGAAAAAAGCTTGCATGTTAGTTGAAACAAAACAACAATCTAACACTCTTGATTGAAATCACATGTTTTTTTCTAGGATATCCAAATATATTAACTATAATTGGGCTGCAAAGGGAAATTGTAAATGATTCTATGCAACACATATACTTTTTTATATTCCATAGAACATGGGCTACCTATAGATGAAATGAGGTCTATCATATGTTCTTTTTAGAACTTTAAACCAGTcctcataaatataaataggaGACTTTTGATTATATTGTCAattaagtactttttttttcatattacgatttatttatatattaaagaaataataaaaaagtaaactaTCATTTAGATAAATAATATGATCTTTGATGCTTTTAAGACCAGATAAGTGATCTTCTAATTCTTACTTATTCTTAGATAACACATCcatgataaatttttatatgagaTTCGATTCTAAAGTACTTGAATAGACATAAATTCACAAGCAAAGAGGACAAGACGCCTATTATATTTGGTATTATGTTCTAGGGAAGATTGGctaaatttattaacaaaaattgaaagggcACGTTCCATATACTAAGATATTTGACATAAGTTTTTGACAGATGTCATCTTATCCATTGAATAAGTAAATCTAACATTGTAAAAATTATGGGGATAAATTCTCATAAATGCTGTCCACCATTAAATATATCCAACCAAAGGCTAggataatttgttaaaagatatttatcaaatatcttGGTATATTGAACAATTCCcatatattgaatatattttattaaaccaAAGCATCAAACATAATTATTGCCACTACATTTCAtactattaattatttatactattcatatttttaaaaaaataatagaacttTGAAATGATTTGTTTCAATTATAATGCATCATATATTGTGAAGAAACATTTAATGATATAGCCCATTAAATGTTTCATTTAGGATTGGAATTTCTTGCTTGCTTAGGTACAACTTTTAAAGTGAAAAAGTATACTATCTTTACTTTGGTGCAAATTTTGAAGGGAAAACAATTCACCATTAATTGCCACttggtaaaatattttgaaaaactatCCCActcaatatattttatcaaacaaaagcataaatataattattgtcACTTCACTTCATATTATTAAGTATTTATATTGGAACTTgacatattattaaaaaaattataaaaattataaaactttgCAACGCATTAAATGTTTCGTTTAGTATTGGAGTTTCTTTCTTGCTTAGTACAACttttaaagtaaaaaagtaCACTATATTTACTTTGGTAGAAGTTATGAAGAAAAAATAGTTCACCATTGATTGCCACTTGGTAAAATACTTTAGCAAACTATcatactttaatatattaatagaattttaaaaagctTCAAAGTTCATAAAAGCTCACAATGCATAtgatatatacttatatatatatatatatatacatatataatcaaTCTCTCATCAGAATGTCCTGAATGTCCTGATAGATTTTCCATCAAGATTTTACTTATTAACTTTAGGATCTCTTTAATGCTTAAAATTTAAGAATGgatttggaattttatataaatattgtgaaATACTAAACCTTAGGAGGGGGAAGTGAACCTTATTAAGACTCTGATAATCCTAAATACATCTTTAAAGCTCATTCTTTGAAAGATCCAAAGGTTGATTCGTGAGAAATACGATATCATTAACCCAAATTCGTAAGTTATCGTACAGGTTCATGTCATGTCGTGTTATCATATCGTATGAGATTTTATCAGGCATAACCATAGcaaactatgtatatatatatatatatatatatatatatatatcacttgaGTATGCCTATGAATACTAACTTATAGTTTGTGTATATCCTCGTTATGCTAGTGaagttattaattttgttttttgtttcagTGAAATATGATTATGTGTTAAGTGATGACTTGGGTTTGGACAAAATTCATttgtttaaaagtttttttgctTGGAGTAGGATTATATTCTCTTTGTTGTATTAACTTAGTAGTATATTTTCTTTGTTGTATAAGCTTAGAAGCTAATGTATTATTTTTGTCAAGCTtaacttattttgtttttttagtttttatttaatgtttatgtgtttttatgtatttttttaaaggttttctttaataatctaccttttttttaaaaaaataaataaggttaaaaaataaggattttagaaaaaaaaattaagtattttatataagaaaaagctcaaaaagaaagctaaaaatagcccggaataaataaaaaaacctaatTTCAAAATTGATTATCCAATCAGATCCAAACAAATTGCTAATTTGATTAGATTAGAGTGGATTACATGGATAAATCGGTTCAGATTTGATTGAAAATAACCAAACCCATTACTAATTGAATTGAATTAACTACTAATAAATTAGGTCAATTTTGAACGATTAACACCTCTAAAGTGGATAGAGATAAAGATAAAGATGAGAGATGGTTTGGAGATGAACTAAGCGTTAATTGGGTTGTGCGGAAAAACACATGACATAAGGTAAACTAGTAATAGGTAGATCTTAAGACTCTAGTGGGTAGATAGACTATATTAGCTTATGCATTTTTCCTTATTGAATTTTTCCTCTTGCAAAACAGGTAGATGTATCACTTAGCTTGCTAATTTGAGTTTAAGAGAATTATGTGTCTTCTTATAGTTACCAAATTCGTGGTATGTGTAGAAACACTTTTTGTACTACTATGTGTGCCGAATATTTGGTCTGaatcatgcaaaataaaaatgaccATGAAGATCTTTGGGGCACCAATGTAATGCCAGCCCAAAACATTCTGACTATCAAGTCAATGAAAGTGCTTTAGATGGCAAAGTGCAATTAGGCTTGTTGAACGAGTGATGTACCTTATGTGCATGACATAATGAGATATTATACACTACAATCAGGGTTGCTTATGGGACAAGGAAATTGGCTTATCGAACCCTAATGGGTTGGACTGCATAGTCATATTTTAGGAAAGTAGGGCTCCTATGAAGAATGAACCAATTCAGCATCGTGTAATAGAATAAGTGTTACATGAGAAGTCATTCAAACAGAATGCCAATCGTATGCCTTTGACATATGGCTCTGACATTTCGAGATAGATAATCTCAGATACCAGTAACATAACCTTGAAATGATTACTTAGTAGGTTCATAGATAACTCATCCAATTTGAGGAAAATTCTTATCCAGCTCGATTTTATGCCAATCAAACAGGTGAAGCTTCATCCAATGGTGAGATATAGGTCATGATTATAAGATTCTGAGATAGCTAGGTTGTTCATAGCTTGATTACTTTAGTTAGAAATTTATAATAGAGTTTAGCTTGAAATTATGATTCATTAGTTAGAATGAATCATACCTTACAATACACATTGAATTGTGGTACAAGGATGGGTACACAGTAACATTTTTTTAGTAACTTAGTTGGGACTCTAAGAATATTCTTAGTcattatattcttttaaaatgtgATATTCTTTTTTGAGACGTGGGTATTCTTAAGTTGTTTTTATAGTGAAGATTCTTTACTATTCTCGAACAACAATGGCCATAGAGAAGTACCAAGAAAGGCTCTTAAGCATTACCTTTTATTAAATTCTAACAAGGCGTGGCACAGGGGAAGATGCTAAATGCATTAAAAattagaaggggaaaaaaaaaacaatttagaagaattaattttaatatcctATCTTTTAATGTGCACATATTCATTATATTTAGTtgtatctatatttatttgtcaaagaaattattaatcttttttataaatttattgttaagattcaatatatatatatatatatatgcatgtatattgaaccggttaatttattattatacatatatattattgttttcatgAAAGATATTATTGCTTTTAtaaagtaatttatttttaggtttttgaACTTTATACGATAGCCTATTTGTATTAGAAAATCCTTTTTACTAGAAAGCCCATTAATTTACAAAGACACGCCgtttgaaaagtaaaaaaataaaaaaaataaaaaaaataaaaaaacaactgtCTTCAACCTTCAGTCAGAGATCAGCAACCAACCTGAAGCCGCAAGGATAAAAATTTCGCGACGGAAAAAATCGCTTGAAATAGGAAAGGTAATCTTTCATCTTTTTCCCCCTTATTTCATTGTGGCGAAAATCCCAAAACCACCATCCATCTCTCTCTATCTTCACCAAAAATCCAAAACCTCTGCGTCTTCTACTTCTTGCAATTGGGTCGTTGATATTGAGGAAGCCCAGATCATGGAACTATGGTCTTCTGCTTTATCAAGTTTTATGCATAATGCTTTGTTTCTTCGCTTGCATttcgaactttttttttttcccccgtactttgtttaatggatttttttttatttttttatttattttttggttgggtGTGCGTTTTTAGCAAAGTGAAAGTGAATAATTTTAAGCATGAGTTATGTAGACTTGAAAATAATTGAATGCCTTATTTTTGTATGCGCTATTTGTGTGTGCTGATTTAGTTTCTTTTTGTGTATGCTGAAAATTCACATAGAAATAAAGTGAAGGaagatctttaaaaaaaaaaaaaagaaaaaaagaaaaaggaatacaTGGGCCAATGTGAGTAGTGAACACATTATTAAGCAGAAGTAATGACGACCAAGCCTGCCAAGATTCAGTATGTTCATATGGTGTATGACGAAGAAGACAACCAACATTTTTGCCGTTCCCTGTCTTTCAATCGTATCCGAAGCCGCCGATGGCGCCAAAGCAGCATGGGCACTGCACTTACAGCCGTGGCGGCTCTCATTATCTCCACCAGCGCTTGGCTCTCTCTTGTCTTCTCTGGCACTACCACTCTCTGTTGGTCTCATCTCAAGCACTGGGATGGCAGCCTCAGCCTCCATTCTTCACCTTCCTACCAAAACCACCAGCAGCACCAGCAGATTTTAGCTGTTTCGCCTCCACTGCAAAACATAATCCCTAAATCTCCTCATCATCATTCTGCTTCCACCAcaaataaagagatggagatggagaAGCTTTCGCTGAGGCACATCATTTTTGGCATTGGTGGATCCTCGCAGCTCTGGCGAAGGCGTAAAGAATATGTGCGGTTGTGGTGGCGTCCAAATGAGATGCGAGGCCATATCTGGTTAGATGAGCCAGTGCCTTCCGAGGATGGTGACGGCTCCTTGCCCCCTGTGATGGTGTCCGAGGACATTTCGCGCTTCCGCTACACCAACCCTGTTGGTCACCCTTCAGGACTCAGAATATCCCGTATCATCACAGAGTGTTTTCGCCTCCGGTTGCCAGATGTCCGGTGGTTCGTTCTGGCTGATGATGACACCATCTTCAACGTGGATAACCTTGTTGCTGTTCTTGGCAAGTATGATCCGTCCGAGATGGTTTACATTGGGAACCCCTCTGAAAGCCATTCTGCCAATACCTACTTCAGCCATTCCATGGCTTTTGGTGGTGGAGGAATCGCCATCAGCCACCCTCTGGCCGAGGCACTATCGACCATTCAGGACAACTGCCTTGACAGGTATCCGAAACTCTACGGGAGTGATGATAGACTCCATGCCTGCATTACAGAAATTGGCATTCCTCTGAGTAGAGAATCTGGTTTCCACCAGGTGATTGTGATTGATTGGTTTGTCTAGTCAATGAATGATTGATGATAATTTGGTTTTGTAAacttataatttgataatttggttttgtaaacttataatttttctttctttcaaatgGGTTGGTTGCAGTGGGATATTAGGGGTAGCGCGCATGGAATTTTATCCTCTCATCCTGTTGCACCATTTTTGTCTATTCATCATGTTGGAGTTGTGGATCCTTTCTATCCTGGCTTGAGCTCTTTGGAGAGTTTGCAACTTTTTATGAAGGCCATGAGAGTTGAACCCACTGGCTTTTTGCAGCGCTCTATTTGTTATGATCGTGAACACCGCCTTACTTTTCTAGTGTCTCTTGGTTATGTTGTTCAAGTCTTCCCAAACATTGTGCTCCCCCGTGAGCTGGAGCGCTCCGAGCAAACTTTCTCAGCTTGGAATGGTATAAGTCAAAGGAATGAGTTTGATTTCGATATCAGAGATCCTTACAAATCTATTTGTAAGAAGCCTATCCTCTTTTTCTTGAATACAATAGGAAGAGTAGGTAATGCTACATTGGGTTCATATGCTCGTGCTAGAAGAAAAGATGATTTGAAGAGGAAAGTTCTATGCTTTCCCCGTTTGCCTCCCCTGAACAACGTACagaaaattttggtgttgaGCTATCCATTGTCCAAGAAATGGCATCTGGTAGCTTTTCTTCTCGTGACTTTTTCCCTCTTTCtattttgctaatttatttCATAGATCTTTCACATAACATATGATgatgttggttttttttcttttattttgtacaAGTTAATAATAGACTCCTATCTTCTGCCTATGTCAATATATTGTTGGACAGGCACCACGCCGGCTGTGTTGCAAACTGAACCAAACAAGTGAAGAAATTCCTACCTTATTAGTAGGACAATGTTGATGGTGCTTTTTGTTTCTCCTGGTGAATTATGCGAATATTTGGGAGGATGTTGATGCTTGGGCTGGGTGCTGAGTTTACCAATTCCGTGTATTTGAGTGACTCAAGTTAGATTGTTGGAATCATTTATCTTGTGCTTTTTGTTACCTTATTGGGTTAGTTGCATTTATGGTGGCATCCAGATGATGTGTGAATACTACGGAGGCAAAAGAATGCAGTTTCAGGCCTTTTTCTGAAGCAAATTGTTGGGGTTCAtttttaccccccaaaaaaaaaaatttctggggTTCATGTAATCTGGTCTTTAGGATCCTAGAGACAGTAACAATTACAATTCTTTCATGGGCTAGGTTGCAGTGGAAATGTTGCTTGCTTGTGGCTGTGATGCTTctcaataaaagcaaaaaaaccaAAGGTGGTGGTGAACATTATTTCTGGCTAGTGATTGAATGGTTAAACTGTTTTAGTACACTAGTTGAGAAAATGGTTTTGTTGTACATGACGCTAGGCAATATCTAGACAAAGATCTTTGTGCTTGTGGGTGATTATTGATCAAGTTTTTTGTCTTTTGATGCTGGAAGTAGTTTAGaaattttggatttattaaCTTACTCGTATGGTCTTTATTGAATATCTGGAAGATTTCCACTTTAATGAGCAGTTTTTGTATATAGAATTCTGAAAATTCATTCAACATAGCATTGTCCAGTTTATTTCATGGCTGATTTTGTTCTATATGACCATTTTGATTAAATGTGCAGCCATATCTGCCGTTAATTACTAGAAAGCTTATGTTTTTCTCACAAAAGAGTTGTTATGAAGTTAATAAACATGTTATCAAATactttcaaattgattttgacATCTTAATTCTTTTGCTTGTTGCCCAGTTTGCAATTAATCAAGCTATAGGGGGAAGCAAATGAGAAgggaaaaacccaaaaaaaaaaaaaaaaaaaaaaatcacttgtCCATAAAAGAACATCTTGTTCTAGAAGTTCTAGTGCTCACGGGCATCCCAAAAAGGCGATCTAGACTTCCTTTATCAGTTgctttgtattatatattttagacTTAGATCAGTTTGAGAGACTATGAAAAGTAAAAGTAATGACAAAATTTTGGTGATACTTTGAATTGCATATCTTttgcaaataaattcaaatttcatgTCACCGTTAACAAAAAGTCATGTGTGGACAAGTCAGAGCAAGCAATCTAGTGTCTTCTTCATGCTTTCAATTAGTATTTCATTGTATACAATCAGCATTCGCTTTTGTTAAAAGTTTGCACTCATTCAAGTTCGGAAAAAACATCCTTACCTCCTCTATTATGCCATTTTTTTACATTCCAGAGATGGAAGCTTGTTAGCACTTCAATCACATTATATACATTGCTAGATTTACAGGCATAATTTAATTGTCTTGGCAGCACAATATACTGCTATTGTTACGTCCGTGCGATGTGTTAAGAGTCACATACCTCCTTGTATTTTGGTTGTAATCATTAAGCTAAGTTCATTTAAGGTTATTAGTCAAGTCCATGGTCACTTGtttgaattataaattatattgtaagGAATAGTGCCATCATGATTTCTCGTTTATTTCAATGCATACTCCTGTTaggataaaaatgattaaataagctctttagaggGGGATGATTGGTCAACAAGTTGTTAGGCTAGATCACTAGCGTAGGTGAGAACTTTTAATAGTGTGCTTGTAAGCTTTTCTGCTGTTCTCTAGATCGAGATTCAATAAAACGAATGCATTTTTATTCAATTCCATTGTTGCCTTGTTTGCTTGTCTTTTTATTAATGATTGTTGTTATATGCTTTATTACTCGCTTGGTGCTTGTACAATATTAATATCATGTGGGTTTGTTTGTGAGGGACATTAACGGTTGGTTTACTATTTGAAAAGGACTAGTAAGCATAATACGACCCACGTTGCACACTTGAAATTGTGGGACCGTGACGGTATCATAGCGTGGTTGCGAGTTGATGCACACAAATGCCGAAGCTAACGAATGAAATGCAATTCATTACTATCGACTAGTAGTTCGCGGAGCTCGCTGGAATAGTGGATGCACATGTCCAATGCCATAATTGGCATGAGATCTTTGAAAATGTGGAGATGAGCAATGATTTAGCAAGTTGAGTGAGTGCACTCAAAAGGAAACAAGACCCATTGGGGGATGTCGGCCCTTCGAGCTCGATTGTGGATGAGCGAGATAAAGCCATAGAAGAGGCAATAGCCAGCTTGGTGGCTATTGTGAACGACGTGACTAAAGACTTTCGAGTTACCGTAGAAGCATTGAAAATGGAGATGGGATAGATAAATACGAAGTTCATCCTCACCATGCGGGCAATGGAAAACCAGCTTGCTATTCCGATGGGAGTGGAATATGGGCGACTAAAAATGCTCGAGCCCCGAGCATACGGAGGTGTGCATGATGTGAAAGAGCTCGAAAACTTTCTATTCGACATGGAACAATACTTTTGAGTTGTGAGACCTGATTCGGAGAAATGAAGGTGATAATGGCCACTATATACTTAACCAACGATGTGAAACTTCCAAATATGAGGACATTAAGAACAATAAATACGTTATTGACACATGGGACCAATTGTAGAAGGAATATATGAACCAATTCCTTCCTGAGAATGTGGATTATATTGCTCGTTGACATCTGAGAGAGCTGAAACAAACTGGCAATGTGAGAGATTACATGAAGGCATTCTAGGTGCTTATGCTAGAAAAGGACAGACTCTTTTACTTCTTGGAAGGTTTGAAGCCTTAGGCGAGGACAAAGCTTCAACGACAAAGGTTGCAGGATCTAGTTTCGATGTCAGGGGCAATAGAACGCCTAGTGGATTACTCGACAAAAAGACCCAGCAATAGGAGACCCCAACCTCCTCCATCGAATACTAGCAGTGGTAGGTGCTTTAAGCCTACCAATATCACAAAACCTAAGGGAGGCGACAATAGGAAACCTCCGAACACAAGAAACCCTCTACCTTGGACTTTTAATGCATTCGAGACCAAGTCCAGACCGATGATGTGCTTCTCATGTAGCGGTCCACATAGAGTGGTCGAATGTCCTCATAGAACTGCTCTCAATGCACTACAGGCTTCCATTCGCTCTCAAGAGCATGTGTGCTTAAGTGGCGTTGCTGAGATTCTTGACTTCCCTCAATGGACAGGTTGTTCAAGCCAAGAAGATCGATGAGAAATGTCTCATGGTCCTGAATGCGGTGATTAATGGGAAGGCCGCGAAGAGCGTGATGGTGAACACGGATGCCACCTATAAATTTTGCTCAGAAAATGAAGCAAGGAGATTAGGCTTAAGGCTGCATAGGGATACAGGACAGATGAAGGCTGTGAACTTCAACGCTTTACCTACAGTGGTTTGGCaaaacaagtatattttaaGTTGGGATCTTGGGAGGACCATGTAGACTTGATTGTGGTCCTGATAGACGATTTTGATGTCATTTTAGGCATGAACTTTGTAGTGGAGAAGAAAGTGATTTTCATTCTCCATCGCCAATAGCTTGTAGATGATGATGGAGTGATCCCAGCACAA
It encodes:
- the LOC107425706 gene encoding uncharacterized protein LOC107425706, which codes for MTTKPAKIQYVHMVYDEEDNQHFCRSLSFNRIRSRRWRQSSMGTALTAVAALIISTSAWLSLVFSGTTTLCWSHLKHWDGSLSLHSSPSYQNHQQHQQILAVSPPLQNIIPKSPHHHSASTTNKEMEMEKLSLRHIIFGIGGSSQLWRRRKEYVRLWWRPNEMRGHIWLDEPVPSEDGDGSLPPVMVSEDISRFRYTNPVGHPSGLRISRIITECFRLRLPDVRWFVLADDDTIFNVDNLVAVLGKYDPSEMVYIGNPSESHSANTYFSHSMAFGGGGIAISHPLAEALSTIQDNCLDRYPKLYGSDDRLHACITEIGIPLSRESGFHQWDIRGSAHGILSSHPVAPFLSIHHVGVVDPFYPGLSSLESLQLFMKAMRVEPTGFLQRSICYDREHRLTFLVSLGYVVQVFPNIVLPRELERSEQTFSAWNGISQRNEFDFDIRDPYKSICKKPILFFLNTIGRVGNATLGSYARARRKDDLKRKVLCFPRLPPLNNVQKILVLSYPLSKKWHLAPRRLCCKLNQTSEEIPTLLVGQC